One Lysinibacillus fusiformis genomic window carries:
- a CDS encoding amino acid ABC transporter ATP-binding protein has protein sequence MLEIKNIHKSFGNNEILKGVDLSIDKGDVVVILGPSGSGKTTLLRCINFLEKADQGHATFGDIDVDFQNVKKKDVHAIRQRVAFVFQNYNLFTNKTALENVTEGLIIGRKIAKAEAIEIGKKALDKVGLSEKYEAYPSQLSGGQQQRVGIARAVALNPDIILFDEPTSALDPELVGEVLTVMKNIATEGTTMLVVTHEMGFAKDVANRVIFMDGGVVVEEGSPHDIFVSPKEERTKKFLKRVIPEDYTFYI, from the coding sequence ATGTTAGAGATAAAAAATATTCACAAATCATTTGGCAACAATGAAATTTTAAAGGGTGTCGATTTATCAATTGATAAGGGTGATGTGGTTGTTATTTTAGGTCCAAGTGGCTCAGGTAAAACAACATTACTTCGTTGCATTAACTTTTTAGAAAAAGCTGATCAAGGGCATGCGACGTTTGGTGATATCGATGTGGATTTTCAGAATGTAAAAAAGAAGGATGTTCATGCTATTCGACAACGTGTAGCTTTTGTATTCCAAAATTATAATCTTTTCACCAATAAAACTGCGTTAGAGAACGTTACTGAAGGGCTTATTATCGGTCGCAAGATAGCCAAGGCTGAAGCTATTGAAATTGGGAAAAAGGCGCTTGATAAAGTGGGACTTTCAGAAAAATATGAGGCTTACCCAAGTCAGCTATCAGGTGGACAGCAACAACGTGTAGGTATTGCACGTGCTGTGGCATTAAATCCAGATATTATTTTATTTGATGAACCGACATCTGCACTTGATCCCGAGTTAGTAGGGGAAGTGCTAACTGTCATGAAAAACATCGCTACAGAAGGTACGACAATGCTTGTGGTAACACATGAAATGGGCTTTGCTAAAGATGTGGCAAATCGCGTTATCTTTATGGATGGTGGTGTAGTTGTCGAAGAAGGAAGTCCACATGATATATTCGTCAGTCCAAAAGAGGAGCGTACGAAGAAGTTTTTAAAGCGTGTTATTCCAGAGGATTATACGTTCTATATTTAA
- a CDS encoding coenzyme F420-0:L-glutamate ligase — protein sequence MERVVGTVVRGLRGPIINEGDNIEQIVVDTVLNAAKIEGYSIEDRDIVTVTESVVARAQGNYASIDDIAADVAAKFGEDTVGVIFPILSRNRFANCLRGIAKGVKKVVLMLSYPSDEVGNHLVDIDELDVKGINPWTDTLTEAEFREHFGYKKHTFTGVDYIEYYKELIEAEGAACEVIFSNNPKTILDYTKSVLTCDIHTRFRTKRILAANGAEKVYSLDNILCESNNGSGFNAEYGLLGSNKATEESVKLFPHTCQPIVDGIQAKIKETTGKTVEVMVYGDGAFKDPVGKIWELADPVVSPAFTVGLDGTPNEVKLKYLADNDFADLRGEELKAAISAYIQNKDEDLTGQMAAQGTTPRKLTDLIGSLSDLTSGSGDKGTPMIYIQGYFDNYTK from the coding sequence TTGGAACGTGTAGTAGGTACAGTCGTAAGAGGTCTTCGTGGTCCAATCATTAACGAAGGCGACAATATTGAACAAATCGTCGTTGATACTGTGTTAAATGCCGCAAAAATTGAAGGCTATTCAATTGAAGATCGTGATATCGTAACAGTAACAGAATCTGTTGTTGCTCGTGCACAGGGTAACTATGCATCGATTGATGACATTGCAGCGGACGTAGCTGCTAAATTCGGTGAAGATACTGTCGGTGTAATTTTCCCAATTCTTAGCCGTAACCGTTTTGCTAACTGCCTACGTGGTATCGCAAAAGGTGTTAAAAAAGTAGTGTTAATGTTAAGCTATCCATCTGATGAAGTTGGTAATCACTTAGTTGATATCGACGAACTAGATGTAAAAGGCATTAACCCTTGGACAGATACTTTAACAGAAGCTGAGTTCCGTGAGCACTTCGGTTATAAAAAACATACATTTACTGGTGTTGATTATATTGAATACTATAAAGAATTAATTGAAGCTGAAGGCGCTGCTTGTGAAGTCATCTTTTCAAACAACCCAAAAACGATTTTAGATTATACGAAGAGCGTATTGACATGTGATATTCACACACGCTTCCGTACAAAACGTATTTTAGCTGCAAACGGTGCTGAAAAAGTTTATAGTCTTGATAATATTTTATGTGAATCAAACAACGGTTCTGGCTTTAATGCGGAATACGGCTTACTTGGTTCAAACAAAGCGACAGAAGAAAGCGTAAAACTATTCCCACACACTTGCCAACCAATCGTTGATGGCATCCAAGCAAAAATCAAAGAAACTACTGGAAAAACAGTAGAAGTCATGGTTTATGGCGATGGCGCATTCAAAGATCCAGTAGGTAAAATTTGGGAACTAGCTGACCCTGTTGTATCACCTGCCTTCACAGTTGGCTTAGATGGTACACCAAATGAAGTAAAACTTAAATACTTAGCAGATAACGATTTTGCTGATCTTCGTGGAGAAGAATTAAAAGCGGCTATCTCTGCATATATCCAGAACAAAGATGAAGATTTAACTGGTCAAATGGCGGCTCAAGGTACAACACCTCGTAAACTAACAGACCTTATTGGTTCTTTATCTGACTTAACTTCCGGTTCAGGCGACAAAGGTACACCAATGATTTATATCCAAGGTTACTTTGATAACTATACAAAATAA
- a CDS encoding LysR family transcriptional regulator has translation MIGKLDLYRVFSVVAKNNSFSRAARDLYMSQPAVSQAMMQLEKELGTRLFNRTPKGVTLTTEGSLLYEYTNSALGLLDAGEEKLLEFKNLTTGQLKIGVGDTISRFFLMPYLEAFHTMYPNIKLQMFNGTTSEICNFIKSGEADVGLCNFPIEDPTLQLTVCTEVQDIFVCGEKYRTLETKSLSYEDLLKFPLIFLEKKSNSRKYVENYLLAKGIQIAPEFELGSHDLVLEFARSNLGIACVTKEFSKDYLQRGLLYELTLTESIPKRSIGMCYLKSVPLSRAATKFVEIIENKEERKRINRRT, from the coding sequence ATGATAGGGAAATTGGATTTATATCGTGTTTTTAGTGTTGTAGCTAAAAATAATAGCTTTTCTAGGGCTGCCAGGGATTTATATATGTCACAGCCGGCAGTTAGCCAGGCAATGATGCAGTTGGAGAAAGAGCTTGGTACACGCCTTTTTAATCGCACACCTAAAGGGGTAACGTTAACCACAGAAGGAAGTCTTCTTTATGAATATACGAATTCGGCATTAGGTCTCTTAGACGCTGGGGAAGAAAAGCTGTTAGAATTCAAAAACTTAACAACAGGGCAATTGAAGATAGGAGTAGGAGATACGATATCTCGTTTCTTTTTAATGCCCTATCTCGAGGCATTCCACACCATGTATCCGAATATAAAATTACAAATGTTTAATGGTACGACTTCAGAAATTTGTAATTTTATTAAGTCGGGAGAGGCTGATGTAGGGCTTTGTAATTTTCCTATAGAAGATCCGACATTACAGTTAACAGTTTGCACGGAGGTCCAGGATATTTTCGTGTGTGGGGAGAAGTATAGAACGCTCGAGACTAAGAGCTTAAGCTATGAGGATTTATTGAAGTTTCCACTTATTTTTCTTGAGAAGAAATCTAATTCACGAAAATACGTGGAAAATTATTTATTGGCTAAAGGTATTCAAATCGCACCTGAATTTGAACTTGGTTCACATGATCTTGTCCTTGAATTTGCACGTAGTAATTTAGGGATTGCTTGTGTAACTAAAGAATTTTCAAAGGATTACTTACAGAGAGGACTACTTTATGAACTGACATTAACAGAAAGTATTCCAAAGCGTAGTATTGGCATGTGTTACTTGAAAAGCGTACCATTATCTCGTGCTGCTACAAAATTTGTAGAGATTATTGAAAATAAGGAAGAACGTAAAAGGATCAATCGAAGAACCTAA
- a CDS encoding LysR family transcriptional regulator — protein sequence MQYDALKTFITLVEVNNFTKTSEILHISQPSVSLHIKNLEQEFQTTLFIRSPKSVQITPTGEILYKRAKQIMAIAEAAKEDILTFHHAIQGTLIIGASFTIGEYILPPILASIQQQFPQLELQVIIGNTNEIIQLAKLLQVHIGLIEGQALDNELIIQPFMQDELFIVGARDHELVKQSNISVTTLQQQKWVAREAGSGTRNYLDHLFRTNGLQVRSLLTISSNQGVKESVIQGLGLSLLSRCVIERELKNGDLAILPFEGQHFMRTFSYLYSPTMKNNRNVETLIEFITKKS from the coding sequence GTGCAATATGATGCCTTAAAAACGTTCATCACGCTCGTCGAGGTAAATAATTTTACGAAAACCTCAGAAATTTTACACATATCTCAGCCAAGTGTCAGTTTGCATATAAAAAATCTAGAACAAGAATTCCAAACGACTTTATTTATTCGCTCACCAAAGTCTGTTCAAATTACACCTACTGGTGAGATTTTATATAAACGAGCAAAGCAAATTATGGCCATTGCTGAAGCAGCGAAGGAAGATATTTTAACCTTTCATCATGCGATTCAAGGTACGCTCATAATTGGTGCTAGCTTCACCATTGGCGAATATATCCTTCCACCCATTTTGGCCAGCATACAGCAGCAATTCCCTCAACTTGAACTACAAGTTATTATTGGCAATACCAACGAAATCATACAATTAGCGAAGTTATTACAAGTCCATATTGGGCTCATTGAAGGTCAAGCACTCGACAATGAACTCATTATCCAGCCATTTATGCAAGATGAGTTATTTATAGTCGGTGCACGAGATCACGAACTTGTTAAACAATCAAACATTTCCGTTACAACATTACAACAACAAAAATGGGTCGCACGTGAGGCTGGTTCCGGAACACGCAATTATTTAGATCATCTGTTTAGAACGAATGGCCTTCAAGTACGATCGCTACTAACAATCAGTAGCAATCAGGGTGTGAAAGAAAGTGTTATACAAGGGCTAGGTCTATCCCTACTATCTCGCTGTGTTATTGAGCGTGAACTAAAAAATGGCGACCTTGCAATTTTGCCATTTGAAGGGCAACATTTTATGCGAACATTTTCTTATCTGTACTCACCCACAATGAAAAATAATCGAAATGTTGAAACCCTCATTGAATTTATAACGAAGAAAAGCTAA
- a CDS encoding YeiH family protein — protein MDRQQGIKKFLAPPFIKGVILTLGIALVAKYISTFPFFSILGQLVIAIIIGMAWRATFNVQDSWQTGISFSSKKLLRFGIILLGMRLNLADIYHAGASVFLIAIINLLFALVVVYGLTKIFHVEKKLGILTACGTAICGAAAVVAIAPQIKANEKETAVGAAIVALLGTVFTLVYTVLYSVFDLTSTQYGIFAGGTLHEIAHVIAAAAAGGNEAVDMAVIVKLTRVAMLVPVAIIIGIMYQRSEKGQEKKPFSLSIIPWFILGFLAMSAFNSLGIVPSAIAQFIVNCAYILIAMAMAGLGLNVEIKTFKQLGIKAFIAGLIGSVCLSVLGYVLVILFQ, from the coding sequence ATGGATAGACAACAGGGGATTAAAAAATTTCTAGCACCACCTTTTATAAAGGGCGTAATATTGACACTCGGAATTGCCTTAGTCGCAAAATATATTTCGACTTTCCCTTTCTTTTCTATTTTGGGACAGCTTGTCATTGCAATAATCATTGGGATGGCCTGGAGGGCCACTTTTAATGTACAAGATTCGTGGCAAACAGGCATTTCCTTTTCGAGTAAAAAGTTGTTGAGATTTGGTATTATTTTGCTTGGTATGCGCTTGAATTTAGCTGATATTTATCATGCTGGGGCAAGCGTATTTCTTATTGCCATTATAAATTTATTATTTGCATTAGTAGTTGTATATGGATTAACAAAGATCTTTCATGTAGAAAAAAAGCTCGGCATTTTAACGGCATGTGGAACAGCTATTTGCGGTGCTGCGGCAGTTGTTGCCATCGCACCGCAAATTAAAGCAAATGAAAAAGAAACAGCTGTAGGAGCTGCGATTGTAGCATTACTTGGTACCGTATTTACACTTGTTTACACAGTATTGTACTCAGTATTTGATTTAACATCGACGCAATACGGAATTTTTGCAGGTGGCACATTGCATGAAATAGCCCATGTCATTGCAGCAGCAGCTGCAGGTGGAAATGAAGCCGTTGATATGGCGGTCATTGTAAAGCTTACGCGTGTAGCAATGCTTGTACCAGTAGCAATAATAATTGGTATAATGTATCAAAGAAGTGAGAAAGGACAAGAAAAAAAACCATTTTCCCTTTCAATTATTCCATGGTTTATTCTAGGGTTTTTAGCGATGAGTGCCTTTAATTCACTTGGTATTGTACCATCCGCTATTGCTCAATTTATTGTGAACTGTGCCTATATTCTAATTGCTATGGCAATGGCCGGATTGGGGTTAAACGTAGAAATAAAAACCTTTAAACAATTAGGCATAAAAGCATTTATTGCAGGACTGATTGGTTCTGTTTGTTTATCAGTTCTTGGTTACGTATTAGTTATTCTATTTCAATAA
- a CDS encoding heme oxygenase, translated as MIIVTNRIQVKPGFAAKMAPNFTKPGPLQKFEGFHKVEVLISTDDPTYDEMSVNMYWETKEHFQAWRNSDAFAAAHHRPEPGSEGAKPENSPLIGSKIVIAELASSIEASH; from the coding sequence ATGATTATTGTTACAAATCGTATTCAAGTAAAACCCGGCTTTGCAGCGAAAATGGCGCCTAACTTCACAAAACCAGGTCCACTACAAAAGTTCGAAGGTTTTCATAAAGTAGAGGTATTAATTTCGACAGATGATCCTACATATGACGAAATGAGCGTCAATATGTATTGGGAAACGAAGGAACATTTCCAAGCTTGGAGAAATAGTGATGCCTTTGCAGCAGCACACCACCGTCCTGAACCAGGATCTGAAGGCGCAAAGCCTGAAAATAGTCCGCTCATCGGCAGTAAAATTGTTATTGCTGAGCTTGCTTCTTCAATTGAAGCATCACACTAA
- a CDS encoding response regulator transcription factor: MAKILVIEDEFAISQVLKAYLKKVGYDVEQCFNGRQAMELFKDHQPDLVLLDIMLPEKNGWLILKEIRAVSACPVIMLTALSDVNYRLEGFHQGADDYIAKPFIADEVVARIKAVLRRSESKNETTVKKQFGQLEIDMQAHQVVLNGQEIVLTPRDLSVLLFLAEHPNQTFTRDQLIEQVWGWEYEGSDRAVDLAVKRLRKALVNWDESEGEIKTLRGLGYQLSVHKK; encoded by the coding sequence ATGGCGAAAATTTTAGTAATTGAAGATGAGTTTGCAATTAGCCAAGTACTAAAGGCGTATTTGAAGAAGGTTGGCTATGATGTTGAGCAGTGTTTTAATGGTAGGCAAGCGATGGAATTATTTAAGGACCATCAGCCCGATTTAGTATTATTAGACATTATGTTACCGGAGAAAAATGGCTGGCTTATTTTAAAGGAAATTAGAGCGGTTAGCGCTTGTCCAGTGATTATGTTAACAGCATTAAGTGATGTGAATTACCGTCTAGAAGGTTTTCATCAAGGGGCAGACGATTATATTGCAAAACCTTTTATAGCAGATGAAGTAGTGGCCCGAATTAAAGCTGTACTAAGGAGATCTGAAAGTAAAAATGAAACTACTGTTAAGAAGCAATTTGGACAGCTTGAAATTGATATGCAGGCACATCAGGTTGTTCTTAATGGGCAAGAAATTGTGTTAACACCGAGGGATTTATCGGTGCTTCTATTTTTAGCAGAGCATCCGAATCAAACATTCACACGTGATCAGCTTATTGAACAAGTATGGGGCTGGGAATATGAAGGAAGCGATAGAGCTGTTGATTTAGCAGTAAAACGACTACGTAAAGCACTTGTAAACTGGGATGAATCAGAGGGCGAAATTAAAACATTGCGTGGATTGGGGTATCAATTAAGTGTTCACAAAAAATAA
- a CDS encoding sensor histidine kinase, with protein sequence MFTKNKRISLLNYWTSRYLLTLFVGLAIISLILTVWIRHTALENRLEMMEFLADETVYRLTDTSRQLGWAGGPAIPDFIGDRERFNMSDIDPILYVLDTEGNILTSNRLIPPGSSKNIGDVLDGQEGVKKFTAGEGKGATVQYVVRKRIEQNERVVGWVLVLEKKNNLMRVNQAYGQLAILIGAMALLGWLAIYFLSKRLARPIKQVAVAARQVQEGNYEIDLPIHIKEEEVYELVSSFKEMATKLEQLEKTRTELLAGVTHELKTPVTSISGLLQAVKDGIITGKDADEFIKMALIETTKMKTMVGDLLAFNTFAVDAIPVKLVKSDINRLVKDAVTQWEVMQEEETVQVDTILLDKPIYVHVDIVRFQQILTNLLTNAIQAMQKGVIMIRLQETDSSVKVTVQDTGVGIPKEDQAFIFERFYRGENKKYTVRGLGLGLPLSKMMAQSVNGDLRLIESSENGTTFEITLIKVR encoded by the coding sequence GTGTTCACAAAAAATAAACGAATCTCTTTACTTAACTATTGGACAAGTCGCTATTTACTAACACTCTTTGTTGGTTTGGCTATTATTTCACTTATCTTAACAGTTTGGATTCGCCATACAGCGCTTGAAAATCGATTGGAAATGATGGAGTTCCTTGCAGATGAAACAGTGTATAGATTGACAGATACATCTAGACAACTTGGTTGGGCAGGAGGGCCAGCTATTCCGGATTTTATAGGTGATCGTGAGCGTTTCAACATGAGTGATATTGATCCCATACTGTATGTCTTAGACACAGAGGGAAACATTTTAACGAGCAATCGATTGATTCCTCCAGGAAGTAGTAAAAATATAGGGGACGTACTAGATGGACAAGAAGGTGTGAAAAAGTTTACAGCGGGTGAAGGGAAAGGTGCAACCGTTCAATATGTAGTGCGCAAGAGAATTGAACAAAATGAGCGTGTTGTCGGCTGGGTACTTGTGTTAGAGAAAAAGAACAATCTGATGAGAGTAAATCAAGCGTATGGACAATTAGCTATTTTGATTGGAGCTATGGCTCTGCTTGGCTGGCTAGCGATATATTTTTTATCAAAAAGATTGGCTCGTCCAATTAAACAAGTCGCAGTTGCAGCAAGGCAAGTCCAAGAAGGTAATTATGAAATTGATTTGCCAATTCATATTAAGGAAGAAGAAGTATATGAACTGGTTTCTTCTTTTAAGGAGATGGCAACAAAACTTGAACAATTAGAGAAAACGCGTACAGAGCTCCTTGCGGGAGTTACGCATGAGCTAAAAACACCAGTTACGTCTATTAGCGGCTTGCTGCAAGCTGTTAAGGATGGCATTATCACAGGGAAGGATGCAGATGAGTTTATTAAAATGGCGCTCATAGAGACGACGAAGATGAAGACCATGGTAGGGGATTTACTTGCCTTTAATACTTTTGCGGTTGACGCAATTCCTGTGAAGTTGGTGAAGTCTGATATTAATCGTTTAGTGAAGGATGCTGTAACACAATGGGAAGTGATGCAGGAGGAAGAAACTGTACAAGTAGACACTATATTACTGGATAAGCCCATTTACGTGCATGTAGATATTGTGCGTTTTCAACAAATTTTAACGAACCTTTTGACAAATGCGATACAGGCAATGCAAAAAGGGGTCATTATGATTAGGCTGCAGGAAACAGATTCATCAGTGAAGGTAACAGTACAGGATACGGGTGTAGGCATTCCGAAAGAGGACCAGGCCTTCATTTTTGAGCGTTTTTACAGAGGGGAAAATAAAAAATATACGGTACGAGGTTTAGGTCTGGGCCTGCCTCTAAGTAAAATGATGGCGCAGTCTGTTAATGGTGATCTGCGTCTAATTGAGAGCAGCGAGAATGGTACAACTTTTGAAATAACACTGATAAAAGTACGATAA
- a CDS encoding peptidylprolyl isomerase, whose amino-acid sequence MDNSTMKRKFLMLTLVALTILSTGCSDSKGGGNYVAKVDGIKISQKELDQELRIQYGVEVLETLISHKIIELEAAKQNITVPDEVIQSEYEELIQSYGDEDTFKEVLKSNGLTEAAVKDNIRTYQLGKKVISASIEITDEEVEQYFKDNKDSYGQEEQVEVRHILLEDEVTAQEVLKKVQAGEDFATLAKNYSIDTVTSEDGGNLGYISKGQMDEAFEEAAFVLEVNSVSDIVQSAEGYHVIKVTAKVPAEEAIFENVKDEIFATVLESRIDEEYSTWIAEKLEQYDIENKLLM is encoded by the coding sequence ATGGACAATTCAACCATGAAAAGAAAATTCCTAATGTTGACTCTAGTAGCATTAACCATATTGTCAACAGGCTGTTCAGATAGTAAAGGCGGTGGTAACTATGTTGCAAAAGTGGATGGAATCAAGATTTCACAAAAGGAGTTAGATCAGGAACTACGTATTCAATATGGAGTGGAAGTACTCGAAACTTTAATATCTCATAAAATCATTGAACTTGAAGCAGCAAAACAAAATATAACGGTACCAGATGAAGTGATTCAAAGTGAGTATGAAGAGCTTATTCAATCCTATGGTGATGAAGATACATTTAAAGAAGTATTAAAGTCAAATGGTTTAACAGAAGCCGCTGTAAAAGATAATATTCGCACATATCAGTTGGGAAAAAAGGTTATTTCAGCAAGTATAGAAATTACTGATGAAGAGGTAGAGCAATATTTCAAAGACAACAAGGATAGCTATGGTCAGGAAGAGCAAGTTGAGGTGCGTCATATTTTACTGGAGGATGAGGTCACAGCTCAAGAGGTACTGAAAAAAGTACAAGCCGGCGAGGATTTCGCAACACTTGCTAAGAACTATTCTATAGATACTGTAACAAGTGAAGATGGTGGGAATTTAGGCTATATAAGCAAAGGTCAAATGGATGAGGCTTTTGAAGAAGCGGCATTTGTACTTGAAGTGAATAGTGTTAGTGATATTGTGCAATCTGCAGAGGGCTATCACGTGATAAAGGTGACAGCTAAGGTGCCTGCTGAAGAAGCAATATTTGAAAACGTGAAGGACGAAATATTTGCAACAGTACTTGAATCACGTATTGATGAAGAATATTCAACATGGATTGCAGAAAAATTAGAGCAGTATGATATCGAAAACAAATTATTAATGTAA
- a CDS encoding polyphosphate polymerase domain-containing protein, whose amino-acid sequence MSEQTSFNPNGRKEIKHAISYTDYAILKSKLKHVMKLDVNADLNGKYFIRSTYFDNFMNKVLIEKKEGFLNRDKYRVRIYGKSLDIVNLERKSKRNNLTFKSKCSVTRNEFEKMRVNDVEWMETDNRVLIRDLFHEIKYNQLKPMTVVDYEREAYTFPYGNVRVTFDSKVQSSMRNTDMFNQNLPMVDVLEPNLVILEVKYDEYLPDIIKFMLQAVDTRAEAYSKYQLSRMFG is encoded by the coding sequence ATGTCGGAACAAACTTCCTTTAACCCCAATGGCCGTAAAGAAATTAAGCATGCCATTTCTTATACAGATTACGCAATTTTAAAAAGCAAACTAAAACATGTCATGAAGTTAGATGTCAATGCGGATTTAAATGGTAAATATTTTATTAGGAGTACGTATTTTGATAACTTCATGAACAAAGTCCTTATTGAAAAGAAGGAGGGTTTTTTAAATCGTGATAAATACCGAGTACGTATTTATGGCAAATCGTTAGATATAGTGAATCTAGAACGTAAAAGTAAACGCAATAATTTAACTTTTAAGTCGAAATGCTCGGTGACAAGAAATGAGTTTGAAAAAATGCGTGTAAATGATGTTGAATGGATGGAAACAGATAATCGAGTTTTAATCCGCGACCTATTCCATGAAATAAAATATAACCAATTAAAGCCCATGACCGTTGTCGATTATGAGCGTGAAGCATATACATTCCCATATGGCAATGTACGAGTGACATTCGATAGTAAAGTACAGTCGAGCATGCGCAATACAGATATGTTTAATCAAAACCTCCCTATGGTAGATGTACTTGAACCAAACCTCGTTATTTTAGAGGTGAAGTATGATGAATATTTGCCTGACATTATTAAATTTATGCTGCAAGCCGTTGATACACGTGCTGAAGCATATTCAAAATATCAACTTAGCCGTATGTTTGGCTAA
- a CDS encoding DUF4956 domain-containing protein: MDKVNFSDIFKSSFLEKTTSFSLTDSIIGLVVAFFVGLFIYAVYKKTFNGVIYSHSFNISLLIMTMATSLVIMGISSNVLLSLGMVGALSIVRFRTPIKDPMDLVYIFWAIVSGILCGAGFIPLVIVGAILIGLVLLVFVNKITIENPYLLVVKFEEDIACEEVERIISTESKKYALKSKSIIQDYEIETTYEVRVKQNDAQMMALITKVPGVKSAVMLSYDGNFTA, encoded by the coding sequence ATGGACAAAGTAAATTTTAGCGACATATTTAAATCTAGCTTTTTAGAAAAGACCACGTCGTTCTCTTTAACGGATTCTATTATTGGATTAGTGGTAGCTTTCTTTGTAGGATTATTTATTTATGCTGTATACAAAAAAACATTCAATGGGGTTATATATTCTCATTCTTTTAATATCTCACTGTTAATTATGACCATGGCAACTTCATTGGTCATTATGGGAATAAGCTCGAATGTTCTATTATCTCTAGGTATGGTCGGTGCATTATCCATTGTGCGTTTCCGTACACCCATTAAAGATCCTATGGATTTAGTGTATATTTTCTGGGCAATAGTTTCTGGTATTTTATGCGGTGCTGGCTTCATTCCACTTGTTATTGTGGGTGCTATTTTAATCGGTCTAGTATTACTAGTGTTCGTAAACAAAATTACTATTGAAAATCCCTACTTATTAGTTGTGAAATTTGAAGAAGACATAGCTTGTGAAGAAGTAGAACGTATTATTTCAACGGAATCTAAAAAATATGCATTAAAATCAAAATCGATTATTCAAGATTATGAAATTGAAACAACATATGAGGTTCGCGTTAAACAAAACGATGCCCAAATGATGGCATTAATTACTAAAGTGCCTGGTGTTAAATCAGCAGTAATGCTTAGCTATGATGGCAACTTTACAGCTTAG